From Vigna unguiculata cultivar IT97K-499-35 chromosome 5, ASM411807v1, whole genome shotgun sequence, the proteins below share one genomic window:
- the LOC114185485 gene encoding cytochrome c, translating into MASFDEAPPGNSKNGEKIFKIKCAQCHAVEKSGGHKQGPNLNGLFGRQSGTTPGYSYSTANKNMAVIWEEKTLYDYLLNPKKYIPGTKMVFPGLKKPQDRADLIAYLKESTA; encoded by the exons ATGGCGTCGTTCGATGAAGCTCCCCCTGGAAACTCCAAGAACGGCGAGAAGATCTTCAAGATTAAGTGCGCTCAGTGTCACGCCGTCGAAAAAAGTGGCGGTCACAAACAAG GACCCAATCTGAATGGTTTGTTTGGAAGGCAATCTGGCACAACCCCTGGATATTCCTATTCTACCGctaacaaaaacatggcagtgATTTGGGAGGAAAAGACCTTGTATGATTACTTGCTCAATCCCAAAAAG TATATTCCAGGGACGAAGATGGTATTTCCTGGTCTTAAGAAACCTCAGGATCGTGCAGATCTTATTGCTTATCTTAAAGAATCCACTGCCTAA